DNA from Oncorhynchus masou masou isolate Uvic2021 chromosome 5, UVic_Omas_1.1, whole genome shotgun sequence:
ATGAATTATTAATTATTAGGTGCTATTGTGTGAGATATACTCTAATGTACAATGAATGTAGATATATCTTGAATACTTTTTCTTTACCTTTGATACTATTAAAGTTACTTCTAATGTGAAATGAATCCAATGTTAACAACAATTACAGTACAAGGACAATAATGTGAATGATATTATCAAGGTGAGATGATAAGTAGACGGAAAGGAAGATTTTGTGACCCATGCCCTGAAAGGCAATACCAGGCAGGACCAAATCGCTCTCAGCGATGTGAACCCTGCACCGACTGCCTTGAGAGTAAGTTATAACCATGTTGTAATAAGTTACAATCAGTATTAATAGATGATGTAAACAAATGACCTGTTGACAGAAAATAATGTCTGTATAATAATCCCACACCAAATCTTGAGTTGAAtactatgaacatttgaacatctggccatgttctgttataatctccacccggcacagccagaagagaactggccacccctcatagcctggttcttctctaggtttcttcctaggttctggcctttctagggagtttttcctagccacaggtgcttttacacctgcattgcttgctgtttggtggtttaggctgggtttctgtacagcactttgagatatcagctgatgtaagaagggctttataaataaattggaTTTGAATACAAATAATAGCCATACAATATGCCAGTGTAACCCACAGAcacgtttgtttgtttgtatcaataaactataaaaatgttgttttttattcAGACAGTGAATTGATATCAGAGTGCACAAAGACTTCCAACGCTATATGTCAGTGTCGTACAGGATTCATTAGAAGGAACAATGAGTCTTCGTTATGCAAGTGTGCCAAGGGGTCTGAGCTGGATACATCAGGTAAAGCTGGAGCATGTAATACTGATGATTTTTAATGGATTGatttgtaaatgtaattaactggCATTATATAATTTCTCACCTCAGGATTAATATGCCGTGAATGTAAGGAGGGATCCTTTTCCACCAACATGGACCCTAAATGTGTGAAATGGCGAGAGTATGTAAATTAACTAGCATTTTTCCAATTTTTGCTATTTGCTAAAGTATCAAGCAATCTCCTTACATTTACAATATAACGTTGGACTTTTTGTCATCCTCTGCAATTGATTTCAATGCATTTTTAAGGCAGTCTGACTCATGGCTGTGTGTCTGCTTGTGTCTCAGGTGTAGGAGTGGAGTGAGGATTCTGGGCAGTGTGACATCAGATGTGACCTGTAATGAGAATTCAGAGCCAGAGGGGAAGAccctctcctccacacacaccacTTCTCCATCTGGCTCCATCCAGACTTTCTCTAAGTCATTGATCCAGAGCCAAAGGTCATCCCCTCATCCTGATGTCCCCACCTTCACACCAGCCCCCACTATCAAGGTGACCAAAAGTCCCAAGTTCTCAACGGCAGACTTTGGCCAAGGTAAATGCTGTTCTTGACTCTCGTCCATGACATACATTCATGTATAACTTTGTGTTACAGTTGATCATTGTATAGCTTTATATGAATAACGCCTTATTTCTGTCTTCCAGTAATGACACTCATGGGAACTGTCCTGATGCTTACTTTTCTACTTACCACTGTGACCTGCAAACTGATCACCATTCCTTGCATCAAGAACCACAAGAAGCCAGCTGTCAGAACATGTATGTGCAACTGTTAGGGAAACTATAAGTCACACAATCGTTATGAGAAGTGTTACGTTAGTTTCTTTAGCTATTATGTACATTGTAGTTATTTGAGCTTGATGAGCTCTTGAATCTGAAATGTCATCtgtgtgttgttttgtttgtATATTCTGACTCTATTGTTCTACCCCAGCTCAGGACTCAATGTGCCGGAGGCCAGTTGAAGAAAGTGGAGACAGCAGTTTCTCTTCCCTGGTAAAACAACCAAGTTTGGGGGAGCCATGATAGAGATacctggctctctgtctgtcaaACAATTCATATTGTCAAAATGTCGCTGTTATTCTCAATGCTACTCCTTTAAACCAGAAGCAACTTTAAACAGTTTTAGAACATTTTAAAATATTGTCAATATTTGTTTATCATGTATTCTGTTATTATGGAAAAGCATTTTAGACATTACTTTGTTTTCAATCTATTTGTCAACAATAGCATTATTCTTGGCTGAGCTGGGGGATCTTGATATTACTTTATTTtcacaaaataataataaatactacTTCCTGTTCCTtcaggtgtctggttagatttACAGGGGAGATTATGTGAAAACAATGCTATGGCGGCAAAATAATGTGGCAACATTTGGTCAAATGTGTATTGTGTTAAATGTTGTGGTTGTTTATGTCTTTGCAAATaaactttttcacattttgcatGATCCTAATGTCCATATGCACATTCTTAGGAGTTGAGACATTTACATAAACTAAGACCCAGCGAGAACAGAAGTATCAGGATGTACAGAGAGAAGAATCAGTACATTACAGACACTGACACTGGGTAGGGTGTGGATAGGCTATAGGTCTgttacttattttcaatgagagaGATACTTACACCCAGTCTGTATGACTTCTACTCACGTTTTCAATCGAAACCATCAAGTCAAAGACAGAGGCTGCCATCGTGAGCGAGATCTTATGTTGTTGATCACTTTTCATGTTCTGATAGGTTCCactttatcttttttttttatcaTCACTTTTCACATATTTCAGCAATGTTCATTACTGTGGTTGTAGTAGATATGTAGTTTTACAAAATGAAGTGATATTGTGTGCATAATAGGATGGAAAATGAGTGATGGGTGGTCAAAAACATTTCAATCTACATCAGCTACTAAGACTGATTTGGGCTTGAGGTTACTGAAAAAATAACATGTTAGCCTTAACCTTTTTCCAAATGCATTCAGCCTCAGGGTCATGATTTAAAGCCTCATCTAATAGATGGAACATTTTTAATAGCACAGGATCCcattactggactggactggttgTGAGCTCACCAAAGGACTATAATGCCCCCTGGTGGCCCACACCTTTCAGTAGTAGTTAGAATTTCacccatagaattaggaattagaattaTCATACCTTTATGGAACTTTGAGGGATTATGACATAGGCCCTGTAACAATTTATCAGGATCTCTCTATAATTTGTAATCTATGCAACACTGATGATGGCTCTGTTTCTGCATGTGCTTCTACCAAAACCAAAACTTACAGAAATGTGTCAAAATTCATAATCACTTTAACAGGCCAAAATGATAGAAACATAAGAAACATGACAAAGGCTGGTTAAAATGTAGCATCACTGGCTTCATAAAAATATATCCTGTGAGCAGTAAACATGGACCAGACATATGTTGTGTAACTCCTGTAAAAAGCTTTTGTAACTCATTCCATTTTGATCAGCATAATCAACCTGTTGTATTTGCAACACTACACATGAGTTTATAAAAAAtacaggggcgcaactttggttttacaCGTGGGGGGGACAACACGTTAGTAATATTTTTTATCCAGTTgtataaacactccaaacagcctacccgaccactCAGAGGCATcctcatggtcctaaagcacaccgttgcctcaTTTTTTATCACATTCCGATGATAAAACTGGGGGAGACAAAAATgccatttcagaatgtggggggaacATGGCCCCcccatccccagtgaaagttgcacccctgtaAAAATATACCAGTATATGTAACAAAATACCTGAGCACATCAAAAGTTAGTTAAACCAGACAGCTTAATAATTTTgggcctagtggtttgagcgttggtccagtaaccaaaggttgctggatcgaatccccgagctgataaggtaaaaatctgtcgttctgcccctgaacaaggcagttaacccactgttccccagtaggctgtcgtcgtaaataagagtttgttcttaactgacttgcctagttaaataaaggttatataaaacatttataaaataaataaaagtgggTCTCCACCACTAAAGGGTAGAGTTGACCAGGTGACGTGTGATCCTAGTTGTAGGCAGCAGTGAGTGGTGTGTGTCATGGCTCTGTCGACTGAGAAGAGGACTCAATAAGGGGAACTATAGCTGTGTGTGTAGCCTACGATAGTATTGTGACATTTAGGGCCCCACACAACCACCTACCTCGTTCCCTGTGGTCCTGATCTGCAGCTGACGTCACTTTGAAGAGGCGTTGTGACAGTTGTGATGTGTTCCTGTGTCTCACAAATGATGCAATCAACATCGGTGGGTTAGGAATGAAAGAGTGACAGAGACGAGAAAGGAGGCTAAAAAAATGtctagaaggtgtgtgtgtgttttcataaacacaaccaaattattatttattgaGATAGCATGCATGTGTTAATTACACTGTTAGACTGAAAATTGGCAGGGGGGGGGCATCAAGGCCCAGCAGTTCTAGTGTTTTGGAAGAAAAAAAAGTTAGCAcattgggagaaagagagagatgctcacaCATTCAGCTTATGTACCTAGGTCTACTGTCAAACTCACACCATTCATACTGTACACATCATAGATTGTTTCAGCTAGATAAACGCCACAGAAACACTTGCTTCCTAGATTGCttaccacacactcacactcccagaCGGAGAGAGATACCTGACgtcactgtatacagtacataaAATAATTGGGGGAGAAAGGAGAATGTGTTAAACATAATGGACATTCAGTACATCCATATGACAGTCATCTGTCTTCTGTATTTTTGGACTATGGCTTTAGCAGCTGATCAATAATGCAATGATTCGTATGAGAAAGATGGCAAATGTTGTGAACTTTGTCCACCAAGTAAGACTTGCCTGTTAGAAGTTAAAAATGAACTACAACTCAGCGGAGTGGAGATCATAGAAACATAAATGGTATTACAAAAGTCCTTATTGAGAttttacagacgtgtttaatacACCTTATTTATACACTTTtgtaatatttatgaaatgcatattgttatatttggtagcacttatttatttttcctttgcctCCTTCCTCTACTACCTGTCACTGACTCCGTTTACAAATGCAGCAAAAAACAACATCATCTTAATGCTGGGAAGTGGTCAACAGGCATGTCCATACCACTGCTAACCTGAAGAATGTTTTCCATCTACAGGTTCCAGGGAGTACACTTGGAAATGTGTCCCATGTCCTAATAACACATACTCTGACACTGAACATAGTCACTGCAAACTGCTAACACAGTAAGAACACTGTTTTAAAAAATAGCCAGATATCACTTTTAGCAGAGCTCCTCTATCATGTGAAATGTTTCTAGTGGCTCCAAAATAACTTGTAATACCTTGTCACCAACAGGTGTGGTGCACATGGACTTGATGTGATCTTCCCTGGGAATAAGACCCATATCTCAAAATGTGGCATACATGGTATGTTGGCAATTAGTCAAACAAATCACAATCCAAAGTAATTTCCAATGTATActaagtatatggacacctgcttgtcgaaaatctaattccaaaatcataggtATTAATATGAAGTTTGTCCCCCCTtcgctgctataaaagcctccactcttctgggaaagcgtTCCACTatatgttgaaacattgctgcggggacatgcttcctttcagccacgagcattagtgaggtcgggcacagatgttgggcgattagatgtggctcgcagttggcgttccaattcatcccaaaggttttcaattgggttgaagtcatggctctgtgcattccagtgaagttcttccactacaatctcgacaaaccctttctgtatggaatcgtctagaatgtcattgtatgctgtagcattaagatttcccttcactggaactaagaggcctagcccgaaccatgaaaaacagccccagaccattattcgtcCTCCACCAAAATTTATAGTTGGCACTATCCagttgggcaggtagcgttcccctggcatccgccaaacccagatttgtccgtcggaatgccagatggtgaagcatgattcatcattccaaagaatgcatttccactgctccagagtccaatagcggcaagctttacaccattccagccgacacttggcattgagcatgctgatcttagacttgtgtgtggctgctcggccaatgaaatccatttcatgaaagCTCCTAATGAACAGTTTGTGTGCTGATGttgttccagaggcagtttggaactctgtagtgagtgttgcaactgaggacagacgatttttacgctgTACGCACTTCAgtactctgcggtcccgttctgtgagcttgtgtgcctaccactttgcagcgtTGTTGCTCTTAGAAGTTTTCCTCACAATAAAAAAAACTTACATTTGACAgagacagctctagcagggcagaaatttgacaaactgacgtGTTggtaaggtggcatcctatgacggtgccacattgaaagtcactgaactcttcagtatgggccattttactgccaatgtttgtctatggagattgcatggctgtgtgcttaattctatatacctgtcagcaatgggtgtggctgaaatatccgaaaaccactcatttgaaggggtgtccacacttttggccatgtagtgtatttggGTAGATCTAATTGTTTGACTGTTCATCAGCGACAGGAAGCAAAGGGGACGGGTGTGCCATTCAGCTGATTCTGGCCATTGGCTCCTTCTTCTTTACTGTCACACTCCTGGTGTTCCTCACTCAAGCCTGCATCAGGATAATCAGACACAAGAAGCCTAAAGCCAGTGAGTAGCCTACCACAGAATAGGTTAACACATCGTTGACATGGTGTGTCTGTCATTTTGAAATTCTTTGGAACATAAAGCATAGGCAACATTGTATTCTCAAATGAattacagtattcagatgtaaAGTTCAAGTTCAAATAGTGACGTGTTCAAAACAACCTTTTCACAACCCTTTCTCCCTCAGAGAACTGCCCTGCTACAAGTATTTCCATCGCTTCCTCAGATATATGTGTCTGTCCGCTGTCAAAGGAGGAGTGGTGGCCTGCTCATCCTGCAGGCTTAAACCAAGGACCATGCCAGCCAGTCTGCTGTCAATGGAGAGTATCTCCACTGTATGATCTGACATGTGTTGCAGGAATGCTTTTATTTCAGAGATAGCATGGCAGCTAGTCCCAAGTGAACAAATTGAAGTCTTCTACAGGAACAACGTGCATTTAGCCACCTATAATTCCCCTGTATTTTGTCATCTTGTTTATCGCTTGCTTCCTTCATTTGTGCAGTCTTTCATCAATAGTAATTATTATTTCTACAGCTTTTCTTACTTTTTTTGCACAATTAAtactgtttttttcttcttttctatTTCTTAagagtaataataatactaatgtAAATTACTGATAAGAACATTAACTGTTCTCTCAGCTATGACAAAAACATGTAGAGGCATCTTCTAATTCCTCATATTACTTTTTTTTAACAAGATTTGAACAAGTAAAATCAATGCAATCAATGTCAAAGGACAGAAAGAAACTATCAAAATTGAGCATAGTAAAGGGCGCAAGGAAGGAAGAGTGGACACTGGACAGAAGTAGAACAGTGGGAAAATCTCAATTTCTTCGCTTGCATCCTCTCCTTGCCTCCTAAACCCATTGGAGGATAATGTCAGAAAGGCGGGActtctggctttctcatccaatgggttttgagaaggagggaATACAGAGGACGCGACGAGAATACAATTGAGATTGACCCAGTGACCGTATATGAAGGGACAAAAGAAAGGAAGAGAGCATGCGTTTCTTGAAGCGTCCATTGTGCGCGGTCGCAAGTCATATGACAGCACTAAGCATTTCCTCTACACTTTTGTGCGAACGCCACAACACTGGTCGTTTTCTGTCGAAGTTGAGTGGTAATATCAATTTCAAGATGCTGGCACTCATAAACCGGCTTTTGGACT
Protein-coding regions in this window:
- the LOC135540290 gene encoding tumor necrosis factor receptor superfamily member 10C-like isoform X1 — its product is MYRISEISTPQWFSDSLTSPLCRFTDSHALFYRKSDMMILSIISYHICGCSPIYVFICNGFVNAVEAASECKKGEMISRRKGRFCDPCPERQYQAGPNRSQRCEPCTDCLENSELISECTKTSNAICQCRTGFIRRNNESSLCKCAKGSELDTSGLICRECKEGSFSTNMDPKCVKWRECRSGVRILGSVTSDVTCNENSEPEGKTLSSTHTTSPSGSIQTFSKSLIQSQRSSPHPDVPTFTPAPTIKVTKSPKFSTADFGQVMTLMGTVLMLTFLLTTVTCKLITIPCIKNHKKPAVRTSQDSMCRRPVEESGDSSFSSLVKQPSLGEP
- the LOC135540290 gene encoding tumor necrosis factor receptor superfamily member 10C-like isoform X2, with translation MYRISEISTPQWFSDSLTSPLCRFTDSHALFYRKSDMMILSIISYHICGCSPIYVFICNGFVNAVEAASECKKGEMISRRKGRFCDPCPERQYQAGPNRSQRCEPCTDCLENSELISECTKTSNAICQCRTGFIRRNNESSLCKCAKGSELDTSGLICRECKEGSFSTNMDPKCVKWRECRSGVRILGSVTSDVTCNENSEPEGKTLSSTHTTSPSGSIQTFSKSLIQSQRSSPHPDVPTFTPAPTIKVTKSPKFSTADFGQVMTLMGTVLMLTFLLTTVTCKLITIPCIKNHKKPAVRT
- the LOC135540290 gene encoding tumor necrosis factor receptor superfamily member 10C-like isoform X4 → MMILSGFWVLIYLCVFACKGFLNAVEATFECKKGEMISRRKGRFCDPCPERQYQAGPNRSQRCEPCTDCLENSELISECTKTSNAICQCRTGFIRRNNESSLCKCAKGSELDTSGLICRECKEGSFSTNMDPKCVKWRECRSGVRILGSVTSDVTCNENSEPEGKTLSSTHTTSPSGSIQTFSKSLIQSQRSSPHPDVPTFTPAPTIKVTKSPKFSTADFGQVMTLMGTVLMLTFLLTTVTCKLITIPCIKNHKKPAVRTSQDSMCRRPVEESGDSSFSSLVKQPSLGEP
- the LOC135540290 gene encoding tumor necrosis factor receptor superfamily member 1B-like isoform X3; translated protein: MYRISEISTPQWFSDSLTSPLCRFTDSHALFYRKSDMMILSIISYHICGCSPIYVFICNGFVNAVEAASECKKDSELISECTKTSNAICQCRTGFIRRNNESSLCKCAKGSELDTSGLICRECKEGSFSTNMDPKCVKWRECRSGVRILGSVTSDVTCNENSEPEGKTLSSTHTTSPSGSIQTFSKSLIQSQRSSPHPDVPTFTPAPTIKVTKSPKFSTADFGQVMTLMGTVLMLTFLLTTVTCKLITIPCIKNHKKPAVRTSQDSMCRRPVEESGDSSFSSLVKQPSLGEP